In Bacillus sp. DX3.1, the following proteins share a genomic window:
- a CDS encoding acetyl-CoA C-acetyltransferase has translation MREAVIVAGARTPIGKAKRGSLKTVRPDDLGALVVKETLKRANNYEGPIDDLIFGCAMPEAEQGLNMARNIGGLAGLSYDVPAITINRYCSSGLQSIAYGAERIMLGHSEAVLSGGAESMSLVPMMGHVVRPNSRLVEGAPEYYMGMGHTAEQVAVKYGISREEQDAFAVRSHQRAAKALAEGKFADETVPVDVTLRTVSANNKIQEETIIFSQDEGVRADTTLDVLGKLRPAFNVRGSVTAGNSSQMSDGAASVLLMDREKAVSDGMQPLAKFRSFAVAGVPPEVMGIGPIAAIPKALKLAGLELSDIGLFELNEAFASQSIQVIRELGLDEEKVNVNGGAIALGHPLGCTGAKLTLTLIHEMKRRNQQFGIVTMCIGGGMGAAGVFELL, from the coding sequence ATGAGAGAAGCTGTCATTGTTGCGGGAGCAAGAACGCCAATTGGGAAAGCAAAGAGAGGTTCATTAAAAACAGTTCGTCCTGATGATTTAGGAGCATTAGTAGTAAAAGAAACGTTAAAACGTGCGAATAACTATGAAGGACCAATTGATGATTTGATTTTTGGTTGTGCGATGCCAGAAGCGGAACAAGGATTAAATATGGCGCGTAATATCGGCGGATTAGCAGGACTTTCTTACGATGTTCCAGCGATTACAATTAACCGTTACTGTTCTTCTGGGTTACAAAGTATTGCTTACGGTGCAGAGCGCATTATGCTCGGTCACTCTGAAGCAGTATTATCTGGTGGAGCAGAATCTATGAGTTTAGTACCAATGATGGGTCACGTCGTTCGTCCGAATAGCCGCCTTGTAGAAGGGGCTCCGGAATACTATATGGGTATGGGGCATACAGCGGAACAAGTCGCTGTTAAATATGGCATTTCCCGTGAAGAGCAAGATGCATTTGCGGTAAGGAGTCATCAGCGTGCAGCGAAAGCATTAGCTGAAGGGAAATTTGCTGACGAAACAGTACCTGTAGATGTAACGCTACGCACTGTTTCAGCGAATAATAAAATACAAGAAGAAACAATCATCTTCTCACAAGATGAAGGGGTAAGAGCAGATACGACATTAGATGTCCTTGGGAAATTACGTCCAGCATTTAACGTTCGCGGTTCTGTAACAGCTGGTAACTCTTCACAAATGAGTGATGGTGCAGCATCCGTACTTCTTATGGATCGTGAAAAAGCAGTAAGCGATGGCATGCAGCCACTTGCAAAATTCCGCTCCTTTGCAGTAGCTGGTGTACCACCAGAAGTAATGGGAATTGGGCCAATTGCAGCGATTCCAAAGGCGCTAAAATTAGCTGGGCTTGAACTATCTGACATCGGCTTATTTGAGTTAAATGAAGCATTCGCATCTCAATCTATCCAAGTTATTCGTGAACTTGGCTTAGACGAAGAAAAGGTAAATGTAAACGGCGGTGCAATCGCACTTGGGCATCCACTTGGCTGTACAGGAGCGAAACTAACATTAACTCTTATTCACGAGATGAAACGCCGCAATCAACAATTCGGTATCGTTACAATGTGTATCGGCGGCGGAATGGGAGCAGCGGGCGTGTTCGAATTACTATAA
- a CDS encoding 3-hydroxyacyl-CoA dehydrogenase/enoyl-CoA hydratase family protein yields the protein MFQIKKAAVLGSGVMGSGIAAHLANIGIPTLLLDIVPPSLTKEEEAKGLTLEHKSVRNRFSNGALQKLLKQKPAPLTVKQNLALIEAGNMEDDMERLADVDWIIEVVVENLEIKKKLFEKVDAVRKPGSIVSSNTSGISVEKMAEGRSDDFQKHFLGTHFFNPPRYLKLLEIIPTKETDPQVLNFMKLFGEDVLGKGVVTAKDTPNFIGNRIGTYGLLVTLQEMIKRGYSVGEVDSVTGPLIGRPKSATFRTLDVVGLDTFVHVANNVYENVQEEERDVFKVPAFMHDMLDKKWLGSKAGQGFFLKQGKEILELNPETMEYEARKKLRAASVELSKQEKGLSNKLKALVYAKDRAGELLWNIITPTLLYSAKLHKEIADDIVAIDQAMKWGFGWEQGPFEIWDAIGVQKSVQKMEENGQVVPVWVKDMLEKGFSSFYKHDNGESYYYDNGEYKLTQRNKKAISLKQLKEKNGVLKKNSGASLIDLGDGILCLEFHSKSNAIGMDITQMINYAVDEVEKNYKGLVIGNQSKNFCVGANLAMILMEAQDDNYFEIEWVVKNFQDAMMKIKYSSKPVVAAPYGMTLGGGTEVCLPAASIQASSETYMGLVEVGVGLIPGGGGNKELYIKHLNKMANGVEFDLQKVANKVFESVAMAKVSTSAQEAVSRNFLGDKDGISVNGDHLLYDAKQKALALYEAGYKAPIRKKVPVVGETGYATLLLGAEAMHLSGYISEHDLHIAKKLAYVIAGGKVPYGTEVDEQYLLDVEREAFISLVSEMKSQARMQHMLVKGKPLRN from the coding sequence ATGTTCCAAATTAAAAAGGCTGCCGTTCTCGGTTCTGGCGTAATGGGTTCAGGAATTGCTGCACATTTAGCCAACATTGGTATACCAACATTATTGCTTGATATTGTACCACCATCGCTTACAAAAGAAGAGGAAGCGAAGGGACTTACGTTAGAACATAAAAGTGTAAGAAATCGTTTTAGTAACGGAGCATTGCAAAAATTATTAAAGCAAAAACCAGCTCCTCTTACAGTGAAACAAAATCTGGCATTAATTGAAGCTGGTAATATGGAAGATGATATGGAACGCCTCGCTGATGTAGATTGGATTATTGAGGTTGTTGTTGAAAACTTAGAAATTAAAAAGAAATTATTTGAAAAAGTAGATGCTGTTCGCAAACCAGGTTCTATTGTGAGCTCAAATACATCAGGCATTTCCGTTGAAAAAATGGCAGAAGGTCGTTCAGATGACTTCCAAAAGCATTTCCTAGGAACGCACTTTTTTAACCCACCACGATATTTAAAACTTCTAGAGATTATACCGACAAAAGAAACAGATCCACAAGTGTTAAATTTCATGAAATTATTTGGCGAAGATGTACTTGGAAAAGGTGTTGTTACTGCAAAAGACACACCAAACTTTATTGGAAACCGCATTGGTACGTACGGACTACTTGTAACGCTGCAAGAAATGATCAAACGTGGCTATAGCGTTGGAGAAGTTGATTCTGTAACGGGTCCATTAATTGGCCGTCCAAAGAGCGCAACGTTCCGCACGTTAGATGTCGTTGGTTTAGACACATTCGTTCACGTTGCGAATAATGTATATGAAAATGTACAGGAAGAAGAACGTGATGTATTTAAAGTACCAGCTTTCATGCATGATATGCTGGACAAAAAATGGCTTGGTAGTAAAGCAGGTCAAGGATTCTTCTTAAAACAAGGAAAAGAAATTTTAGAATTGAATCCCGAAACGATGGAATATGAAGCACGTAAAAAATTGAGAGCTGCTTCCGTAGAGTTAAGCAAGCAAGAAAAAGGATTATCGAACAAATTGAAAGCGCTTGTATATGCGAAAGATCGTGCAGGAGAATTATTATGGAACATTATCACTCCAACTCTTCTATACTCAGCGAAGCTTCATAAAGAAATTGCAGATGATATTGTCGCAATTGACCAAGCGATGAAGTGGGGATTTGGCTGGGAGCAAGGACCGTTTGAAATTTGGGATGCAATCGGTGTTCAAAAATCCGTTCAGAAGATGGAAGAGAACGGCCAAGTTGTTCCGGTGTGGGTAAAAGACATGTTAGAGAAAGGCTTTAGTTCTTTCTATAAACATGATAATGGTGAAAGCTATTACTACGATAACGGTGAATATAAACTTACCCAGCGCAATAAAAAAGCAATTTCGCTTAAACAACTAAAAGAGAAAAATGGCGTGTTAAAGAAAAATAGTGGCGCAAGTCTTATTGATTTAGGAGACGGCATTCTTTGCCTAGAGTTCCATTCAAAGAGCAATGCAATTGGTATGGATATTACGCAAATGATTAATTACGCTGTCGATGAAGTTGAGAAAAATTATAAAGGGCTTGTTATTGGAAATCAATCGAAGAACTTCTGCGTTGGTGCAAACCTTGCGATGATTTTAATGGAAGCACAAGATGATAACTACTTTGAAATTGAGTGGGTCGTGAAAAACTTCCAAGACGCAATGATGAAAATTAAGTACAGCTCTAAGCCAGTTGTAGCAGCACCATATGGCATGACGCTTGGCGGCGGTACAGAAGTTTGTTTACCAGCAGCTAGCATTCAAGCTTCTAGCGAAACGTATATGGGATTAGTAGAAGTTGGCGTTGGTTTAATCCCTGGCGGTGGCGGTAATAAAGAGCTATATATTAAACATCTCAACAAGATGGCAAACGGTGTAGAGTTTGATCTGCAAAAGGTTGCGAATAAAGTGTTCGAATCAGTCGCAATGGCGAAAGTATCTACATCAGCGCAAGAAGCTGTTTCTCGTAACTTCTTAGGCGATAAAGATGGTATTAGTGTGAATGGTGATCACTTACTATATGATGCAAAACAAAAAGCACTTGCTTTATATGAAGCGGGTTATAAAGCGCCAATTCGTAAAAAGGTACCAGTTGTCGGTGAAACAGGATATGCAACGCTTTTACTTGGAGCAGAGGCAATGCATCTATCTGGTTACATTTCCGAACATGACTTACACATTGCGAAAAAACTCGCATATGTCATTGCTGGTGGAAAAGTACCGTATGGAACAGAAGTTGATGAGCAGTATTTATTAGATGTGGAACGTGAAGCATTTATCAGTTTAGTAAGTGAGATGAAATCACAAGCAAGAATGCAGCACATGCTTGTAAAAGGAAAGCCATTACGTAACTAA
- a CDS encoding YuzL family protein gives MARLKKDPSKAGVSAASVTGNAGPVDRGIEKGRQGNNQQYKKQNMGEK, from the coding sequence ATGGCAAGACTTAAGAAAGACCCTTCAAAAGCAGGTGTTAGTGCTGCTAGCGTAACAGGAAATGCAGGTCCAGTAGATCGCGGCATCGAAAAAGGTCGCCAAGGAAACAATCAACAATACAAAAAACAAAACATGGGTGAAAAATAA
- a CDS encoding serine hydrolase, with protein sequence MKRTIIIIVMIATLFISMVFFSYAKRQQDVHNTQPAITGKYGITIDANTGEILYGKREQERSYPASVGKMMTALLLLENVKEDEEITVTENAIQTESQSKKVKLRAGEKLKRNEALKLMLVISADPVAESVAEHIAGSKEKFVKMMNERAKEIGTRHATFKNASGADTLSNKVSPYDIALITKESLKFPEVLELMNTTRTTIHTSMRTKKIANYGREELYDDPYAIGSKSGLSALGKYTVVTIDEKEGKRIINVVFYSTRTELYPDTKKMAHYAFEQLK encoded by the coding sequence ATGAAACGAACAATAATCATAATTGTGATGATTGCCACACTTTTTATAAGTATGGTTTTCTTTTCTTACGCAAAGCGGCAACAAGATGTTCACAATACGCAACCTGCTATCACTGGAAAATATGGTATTACAATCGATGCAAATACAGGTGAAATTTTGTATGGAAAGCGTGAACAAGAACGTTCGTATCCGGCTAGCGTAGGAAAAATGATGACTGCCCTTCTTTTATTAGAGAATGTAAAAGAGGATGAAGAAATTACTGTCACAGAAAATGCGATACAAACAGAAAGCCAAAGCAAAAAAGTTAAACTTCGTGCTGGTGAAAAGTTAAAAAGAAATGAAGCATTAAAGCTCATGCTTGTCATCAGTGCCGATCCAGTTGCTGAATCTGTTGCAGAGCATATTGCGGGGTCAAAAGAAAAGTTTGTAAAAATGATGAATGAGCGTGCAAAAGAAATTGGTACCAGACATGCTACTTTCAAAAATGCAAGTGGTGCCGATACGCTTAGCAATAAAGTATCACCTTATGACATTGCGCTCATTACAAAAGAGTCATTAAAATTCCCAGAAGTGCTAGAGCTTATGAATACAACTCGCACGACAATACATACTTCCATGCGAACAAAAAAGATTGCAAACTATGGACGTGAAGAGCTTTATGATGATCCATACGCTATCGGTAGTAAAAGTGGTCTATCTGCATTAGGAAAATACACAGTCGTAACCATTGATGAAAAAGAAGGAAAACGAATCATCAATGTTGTGTTCTACTCCACCCGCACTGAACTATATCCTGATACGAAAAAGATGGCCCACTACGCTTTCGAACAATTAAAATAA
- a CDS encoding proline dehydrogenase → MEQLMRNSFLFLSKNKALTKVAKKYGLRFGAGRFVAGETIELATAAIKQLNEKNLCVTIDYLGEFVDNEAEANEMASQSIEAIRAIGREGLDSQLSLKMTSMGLDISDDIVMNNMRRILDAAKENGVFVTIDMEDYSRCGKTIDIFKQLKSEYDNIGTVIQAYLYRTEKDIEDLNAYSPNLRLVKGAYKEPAEVAFPDKKDVDDNYKKIIKMHLLNGNYTAIASHDEAIIEYTKKLAEEHNISRDQFEFQMLFGIRPERQLELVKEGYKMRVYVPYGNDWYGYFMRRLAERPANVAFVLKGMIKK, encoded by the coding sequence ATGGAACAATTAATGCGCAATTCATTTCTTTTCTTATCAAAAAATAAAGCGCTTACAAAAGTTGCGAAAAAATACGGTTTACGCTTTGGTGCAGGGCGCTTTGTCGCAGGGGAAACGATTGAATTAGCGACCGCTGCTATTAAGCAGTTAAATGAAAAAAATCTTTGCGTTACGATTGATTATTTAGGCGAATTCGTTGATAACGAAGCAGAAGCAAATGAAATGGCAAGCCAGTCTATCGAAGCAATTCGTGCAATTGGACGTGAAGGTCTTGATTCGCAATTGTCTTTAAAGATGACTTCTATGGGATTAGATATCTCAGACGATATAGTAATGAATAATATGCGCCGCATTTTAGATGCAGCAAAAGAAAACGGTGTGTTTGTCACGATTGATATGGAGGACTATTCACGCTGCGGCAAAACAATTGATATCTTTAAACAACTAAAATCAGAATATGACAATATCGGTACGGTTATTCAAGCGTATTTATACCGTACAGAGAAAGACATTGAGGATTTGAATGCATATAGTCCTAATTTACGTCTTGTAAAAGGGGCTTATAAAGAACCTGCAGAAGTTGCGTTCCCAGACAAGAAAGATGTAGATGACAATTATAAAAAAATTATAAAAATGCACTTATTAAATGGAAATTATACTGCAATTGCTTCACATGATGAAGCAATTATTGAATATACGAAAAAACTTGCCGAAGAACACAATATTTCGCGCGATCAATTTGAATTCCAAATGTTATTTGGTATCCGTCCAGAGCGTCAGCTTGAGCTTGTGAAAGAAGGATATAAAATGCGTGTATACGTACCGTATGGAAATGACTGGTATGGCTATTTCATGCGCCGTCTAGCAGAGCGCCCAGCAAACGTTGCGTTCGTTTTAAAAGGAATGATTAAAAAATAA
- a CDS encoding DUF4352 domain-containing protein, whose product MDAEKKSKIWEYVGWGAIVVVGTFTTFMLMMLIFGDPKTKYKAEEVTKDEQEVQDAKKDLKKEYSVGETIKLGDHRLTVTDVKKSNGGELEKPKPDHEYIVVSVNIYNGGKEDIPYNSLDFQMKNSKGNITSVIFSSVNQNNALNSGQLAPNGQVTGSMVFEQPVGEKLQLQFTPNFWSKKKIMINL is encoded by the coding sequence GTGGATGCTGAAAAGAAGTCGAAGATTTGGGAGTATGTCGGATGGGGCGCAATTGTCGTAGTTGGTACTTTTACTACATTCATGTTGATGATGCTTATCTTTGGTGATCCAAAAACGAAATACAAAGCCGAGGAAGTGACGAAAGATGAACAAGAGGTTCAAGATGCTAAAAAAGATTTGAAAAAAGAATACTCTGTTGGAGAAACAATTAAACTTGGTGATCATAGGCTTACTGTTACAGATGTAAAAAAATCAAATGGTGGGGAACTTGAAAAACCGAAACCAGATCATGAATATATAGTTGTATCGGTAAATATCTATAATGGTGGAAAAGAGGATATCCCGTACAATTCGCTCGATTTCCAAATGAAAAATAGCAAGGGGAATATCACAAGCGTGATATTTTCATCAGTTAACCAAAATAACGCTTTGAATTCTGGTCAATTAGCACCGAATGGCCAGGTAACAGGTTCAATGGTGTTTGAACAGCCAGTAGGGGAGAAGTTACAATTACAATTCACACCAAATTTCTGGAGTAAGAAAAAAATAATGATAAACCTATAA
- a CDS encoding YusU family protein, with protein sequence MNDKFNEQFDGLLEKYTELLLGESNEERKEQVQKWALYSYMAKTMPALVKHWNETYPDAKEEMVKLIADIKRLNEENRNHRE encoded by the coding sequence ATGAATGATAAGTTTAATGAGCAGTTTGATGGCTTGCTTGAAAAGTATACAGAATTATTGCTAGGAGAAAGCAATGAAGAACGAAAAGAACAGGTGCAAAAATGGGCGTTGTATTCTTATATGGCTAAAACAATGCCAGCCTTAGTAAAACATTGGAATGAAACGTATCCAGATGCCAAAGAAGAGATGGTAAAGTTAATAGCTGATATTAAACGATTAAATGAAGAAAATCGTAATCATAGAGAGTAA
- a CDS encoding MTH1187 family thiamine-binding protein, with the protein MAIVDVSIIPVGTSNPSVSEYVAEVQKVLEKNADRVKYQLTPMNTVIEGELPVLFEVIQQMHEVPYSKGAQRVATTIRIDDRRDKESTMEKKLNSVRSKL; encoded by the coding sequence ATGGCAATTGTTGATGTATCGATTATTCCAGTTGGAACAAGTAATCCAAGCGTAAGTGAATATGTAGCAGAAGTACAAAAAGTATTAGAGAAAAATGCTGATCGCGTGAAGTACCAATTAACACCGATGAATACAGTGATTGAGGGAGAACTTCCCGTATTATTTGAAGTCATTCAACAAATGCATGAGGTACCATATTCAAAAGGTGCACAGCGAGTAGCGACAACAATTCGTATTGATGATCGTCGCGATAAAGAAAGTACGATGGAGAAAAAATTAAACTCTGTTCGATCAAAATTATAG
- a CDS encoding adhesin translates to MKKLFLTLLLAVPLLFGTAACEIGSGKSDPKPVEKPAPKPDPQPTPPPAPTPQPAPNPSPAPAPAPPPTVDTDRAMQNLVNTINTVGRSTGINISNIKVYSEDQQAKTYNGLFSNKFGFGITIYKSNGSIGAIAIVGSGTSQEQIKSFYSTISTVIRSLDSPLSEQDVESILEKLGSKDLSAKRYSTQAIGGTLTVSENNGMLMFQAIHN, encoded by the coding sequence ATGAAAAAGTTGTTTCTTACTTTATTATTAGCAGTACCTCTCTTATTCGGAACAGCCGCATGTGAAATCGGATCTGGAAAATCAGATCCTAAACCAGTAGAAAAACCTGCACCAAAGCCAGATCCTCAACCTACTCCACCACCGGCTCCTACTCCTCAACCTGCTCCTAACCCATCACCTGCTCCTGCTCCTGCTCCACCACCAACAGTTGATACAGACCGTGCTATGCAGAATCTTGTAAATACAATAAATACAGTTGGAAGATCCACCGGTATCAATATAAGCAACATAAAAGTATATTCAGAAGATCAACAAGCAAAAACATATAACGGACTATTCAGCAATAAGTTCGGATTTGGCATCACAATTTATAAATCTAATGGTAGTATTGGCGCTATTGCTATCGTCGGATCAGGCACTTCTCAAGAACAAATTAAATCTTTCTACTCCACAATAAGTACCGTCATTCGTAGCCTTGACTCACCTCTTAGCGAACAAGATGTAGAATCCATTCTAGAAAAACTTGGTTCGAAAGACCTCTCAGCCAAACGCTATTCCACACAAGCAATTGGTGGTACATTAACCGTATCTGAAAATAACGGCATGCTTATGTTCCAAGCCATTCACAATTAA
- a CDS encoding TrmB family transcriptional regulator, whose protein sequence is MLQKFGFSQYESQTYEIVVSSDEPLDATTIVKYSGVPKAKIYEVLARLIDKGMVMDSVSEKKKLYTALPLELAIQKLTAEFQSNIKELQTTVSKRSFTDDRVWSLKMQSSIQVQSKQLVEEAKHSIRISAWNDTFSEYLPLLEEKAKQGIDIEALVVGEVETELQNVHFLIPTEEHNALERYLLLIVDDREILFAGVEQESWQAMKTMSQPFVKFFTEFFYHDVALAKITEKHHDLFMNDEEIRSILMKLRY, encoded by the coding sequence ATGTTACAAAAATTCGGATTCTCACAATATGAAAGCCAAACATATGAAATAGTGGTCTCAAGCGATGAACCACTAGATGCAACAACGATTGTCAAATATTCAGGTGTTCCAAAAGCCAAAATATATGAGGTGTTAGCACGCCTCATCGATAAAGGAATGGTAATGGATTCTGTCTCGGAAAAGAAAAAGCTGTATACGGCTTTACCGCTAGAGCTTGCCATTCAAAAATTAACTGCAGAATTTCAATCTAATATTAAAGAGCTACAAACAACCGTTTCAAAAAGATCTTTTACAGATGACCGTGTTTGGAGCTTAAAAATGCAATCTTCTATTCAAGTTCAAAGTAAACAACTTGTAGAAGAAGCTAAGCATTCGATTCGGATTTCTGCTTGGAATGATACGTTTTCAGAATATCTTCCCTTATTAGAAGAAAAAGCAAAGCAAGGTATAGATATTGAAGCACTTGTCGTCGGAGAGGTGGAAACAGAGCTACAGAACGTTCATTTTCTTATTCCAACTGAAGAACATAACGCGTTAGAACGCTACTTACTCCTTATCGTTGATGATCGTGAAATTTTATTTGCCGGGGTAGAACAAGAATCTTGGCAGGCGATGAAGACAATGTCACAGCCATTCGTGAAATTTTTTACAGAGTTCTTTTATCATGATGTTGCTCTTGCGAAAATTACCGAAAAACATCACGACCTCTTTATGAATGATGAGGAAATACGAAGCATTTTAATGAAACTACGATATTAA
- a CDS encoding MFS transporter, with the protein MNFRVYILAIAAFVVGTVELIIGGTLDLVASDLGVSISAAGQLITIFSIVFALSGPVLLAVTGKIERKTLYVGALCIFFVGNVISALSLNYMMLMFSRVICAASGSLIIALSVTLASSVVEPHFRARAIGIIFMGISGSLVLGVPLGLVLGNAYGWRAPFVLISVLTILAIVCISLFLTKIPPAPVLSVREQIATLKDKKIVSAQLTSFLFLTGHLTLYAYLTPFLKDVMHVEANWISVFYFIFGIAAVIGGGFGGWLADKWGSKKSIISIIIVFACAIFVLPMMTFSFPLFIVMMAIWSMLSWAISPAQQNYLIEIAPESAGIQQSLNNSALHLGIALGSTVGGVVIEKSSVIYNAWVGGGFVIFALLCAIFSITRGQSTHAMKKESVV; encoded by the coding sequence TTGAATTTTCGTGTATATATATTAGCGATTGCGGCATTCGTAGTCGGGACGGTTGAATTAATTATTGGAGGAACACTAGATTTAGTAGCAAGTGATTTAGGAGTTTCTATTAGTGCGGCAGGACAATTAATTACGATATTTTCGATTGTATTTGCTCTTTCTGGGCCTGTCTTATTGGCAGTGACGGGGAAAATAGAACGTAAAACATTATATGTAGGAGCATTATGTATTTTCTTTGTTGGAAATGTGATTTCAGCTCTTAGTTTAAATTATATGATGCTGATGTTCTCGCGTGTCATTTGTGCAGCGAGTGGGTCTCTTATTATTGCACTGTCGGTGACATTGGCTTCTAGTGTTGTAGAACCACATTTCCGTGCGCGTGCAATTGGAATTATTTTTATGGGAATTAGCGGGTCGCTTGTACTTGGAGTACCACTAGGACTTGTCCTTGGGAATGCCTATGGCTGGCGTGCACCATTTGTTTTAATCTCGGTATTAACGATACTAGCGATTGTTTGCATTTCTTTATTTTTAACAAAAATTCCACCGGCACCTGTATTGTCTGTACGAGAACAAATTGCTACGTTAAAAGATAAAAAGATTGTAAGTGCACAACTCACATCGTTTCTGTTCTTAACAGGACATTTAACACTATATGCATATTTAACACCATTTTTAAAAGATGTCATGCATGTAGAAGCAAACTGGATTAGTGTGTTTTACTTTATTTTCGGAATTGCCGCGGTAATCGGCGGTGGTTTTGGTGGCTGGCTTGCAGATAAATGGGGATCAAAGAAAAGTATTATTTCGATTATTATCGTCTTTGCATGTGCGATTTTTGTATTACCGATGATGACATTCTCTTTCCCGTTATTTATTGTGATGATGGCAATTTGGAGTATGTTAAGCTGGGCGATTTCACCTGCACAGCAAAATTATTTAATTGAAATTGCACCAGAATCAGCTGGTATTCAGCAAAGTTTAAACAACTCGGCACTGCATTTAGGGATAGCTCTTGGCTCAACCGTAGGCGGAGTTGTGATTGAGAAATCATCTGTTATCTATAATGCTTGGGTAGGTGGCGGCTTCGTCATTTTTGCACTACTATGTGCAATCTTCTCGATTACGAGAGGACAATCTACTCATGCAATGAAAAAAGAATCTGTCGTGTGA
- a CDS encoding amino acid permease: MHHDEKNKIGLMVALSIVVGTIIGSGVFMKPGSVLDYAGSSNMAIFAWVIGGLLTLASGLTVAEIGAQIPKNGGLYTYLEEIYGSFWGYLSGWMQTIVYGPAIIGTLGLYFSSLVINFFYLDKVWNLPIAIGTVVFLGLVNSFGTKYGGIVQTITTVGKMIPIVLIVVLGFWKGNSDIFNVVVPISENQSIGMAILATLFAYDGWILLASIGGEMKNPTKLLPKAMTVGILIVTAAYVLINLALLNVLPAAKVVGLGENATATAAEMLLGEYGGKIISIGIIISIFGCLNGKILTFPRIPMSMAERGQLPFSKFIAKAHEKFKTPANAIFFEIALGIILMIISDPNKLSEISVFIIYIFYVMTFIGVFILRKRNEGKERAYSVPLFPIVPIVAILGSLFVIGSAIINDPISCFLSIGIVFTGLPVYWYLNRKKQTQS, encoded by the coding sequence ATGCATCATGATGAGAAAAACAAAATTGGTTTAATGGTTGCACTATCTATCGTTGTTGGGACAATTATCGGTTCTGGCGTATTTATGAAGCCGGGTAGCGTATTAGATTACGCAGGAAGCTCTAATATGGCAATCTTTGCTTGGGTAATAGGTGGCCTTTTAACCTTGGCTAGCGGTTTAACTGTAGCAGAAATCGGAGCACAAATTCCGAAAAATGGTGGCTTGTATACGTATTTAGAGGAAATCTACGGGAGCTTTTGGGGGTATTTATCTGGCTGGATGCAAACAATTGTATACGGCCCAGCAATTATTGGAACATTAGGTTTATATTTTAGCTCTTTAGTTATTAACTTTTTCTATTTAGATAAAGTATGGAATTTACCGATAGCTATTGGAACAGTTGTGTTCCTTGGTCTAGTAAATAGTTTTGGAACGAAGTATGGGGGCATCGTTCAAACAATTACAACAGTCGGAAAAATGATTCCAATCGTGTTAATTGTTGTTTTAGGGTTTTGGAAAGGGAATAGCGATATCTTTAATGTAGTTGTGCCAATATCAGAAAATCAAAGCATTGGGATGGCGATTTTAGCAACTTTATTTGCTTATGATGGCTGGATTTTACTCGCTTCTATCGGCGGTGAAATGAAGAATCCAACAAAGCTATTACCAAAGGCAATGACAGTAGGGATTTTAATTGTAACGGCTGCTTACGTATTAATTAACTTAGCGTTACTGAACGTATTACCTGCAGCGAAAGTTGTGGGTCTTGGAGAAAATGCGACAGCGACAGCGGCAGAGATGCTGCTTGGAGAATATGGTGGAAAAATTATTAGTATCGGTATTATCATTTCGATTTTTGGATGCTTAAACGGAAAAATTTTAACATTCCCACGTATTCCAATGTCGATGGCAGAACGCGGACAACTTCCATTTTCTAAGTTTATTGCGAAAGCACATGAGAAGTTTAAAACACCAGCAAATGCTATTTTCTTTGAAATTGCACTAGGTATTATTTTAATGATTATTAGTGATCCAAATAAGCTTTCTGAGATTTCCGTATTTATTATTTATATTTTCTATGTGATGACATTTATTGGTGTATTCATTTTACGAAAACGTAATGAAGGGAAAGAGCGTGCGTACAGTGTACCACTATTCCCGATTGTACCAATTGTAGCGATTTTAGGGTCACTGTTCGTAATTGGAAGTGCAATTATCAATGATCCGATAAGTTGTTTCTTATCAATTGGTATAGTATTTACAGGACTTCCGGTTTATTGGTACTTGAACCGAAAAAAACAAACTCAATCTTAA